The region ACGATGTCGACGGTCGAGCCGGGCGCCTTGTGGATGATCTGCGACAGGTATTTGCCGAGGCCGTCGTGCGTCATGCCGCGCTGCACCTTGATGCCGGTCTTCGGAACCTTCGCGAACGCCAGCGTGTTGTTCGGCCATTCGAGGATCGCATCGGCCACGTCCTTGCCGACCTTGTTGCGGTCCACGTCGATCGCGGCCACCACTTCGACGTCGCGCACGTGGTAACCGCCGAGATTCACGTGCATGAGGCCCGGAATCCGGTCGTTCTCCTTGGCGTTGCGGTAGTAGTGCAGCCCTTGCACGAACGACGAGGCGCAGTTGCCCACCCCGATGATGGCGACGCGCACCTTGCCCATGTCTCCTGCCTCCTTGAGGTCCGGGTCAGCTCGCCCGGTTATCGATCCATCCCCGCCGTGCGGGTGATTTTCCAGACGTGCGCCACGCGCTGAATCGCGGTGGCGGACGACAACAGCGCCAGGATGATCAGCGCGGCCGGCATGACCGGGCCAACGCCGAACAGTCCGGCGACGATGAGGAGCACCATGCGTTCGGGTCGCTCGAACCAGCCGACCTTGCAATCGAGCCCGAGCCCTTCGGCGCGTGCCCGGGTGTAGGACACCATGAACGACCCGATCAGCGCCAGCACCGCGATCATGGCGATCCGTGCCCACACCACCGGCTCGAGATCCCGGGTGATCTCCATCACCGCCCGCGGCGGATCGATCACCAGCTCCACCAGATGGATGATGTAGAACCCGCCGATGCCGGCCAGCACCAGGGCGTCGGCGAGCCGGTCCAGCGTCGAGTCCAGAAACGCGCCGAAGCGCGTCGACATGCCGTCGCGGCGGGCGATCTGGCCGTCGAGGATGTCGCAGATGCCCGAGAGGATCAGCAGCAGCGAGCCGAGTCGGAACATGCCCTCGAAGAACGCGAGCGCCGCCGCGACGCTGAGCAGCAGCCCGAGAACCGTGACCTGATCGGGCCGCGCGCCGGTCGCCACGAGCAGATTCACGACCGGATCGAGCGCACCATGAGCGAAGCGCTTGAGCCGATCCTTGAATCGCGGCGGAGCCTCGCCGGCATCGGGCCGTTCGTCCGGGTCGGTTGCGGTCGCGGGGTCACGCGATGCCACGTTCAGTCGCCCTCCTCGATTCCGTGCTCGCGGCTCGCGCGCGAAGCGCGCGTCCGGCCGCCGAGCACCAGCACCATCTCACCCCGGCGGCGCTCCGCCGTGAGTCGTTCACGCACCTCGCGTGCGGTTCCTCGCAACACTTCCTCGAATGTCTTGGTCAGCTCGCGCGCGAGCGCGATCGGGCGCTCGCCCCACACCGCTTCGAGGTCCTCGAGCGTCGCCTCGATGCGGTGCGGCGACTCGAATGCCACCTGCGTTTCGCGCCGCTCCGCGTATTCCGCGAGCCGCTTGCGGCGCGCCACCGACTTGGGCGGCAGGAAACCCACGAACGTGAATGCATCGGTCGGCAGACCGCTGACCTGCAGCGCCGCAATCACCGCACTCGGCCCCACGATGCTCTCGACCCGCAGCCCGGCCTCGACCGCGGCCC is a window of Candidatus Eisenbacteria bacterium DNA encoding:
- a CDS encoding CDP-alcohol phosphatidyltransferase family protein gives rise to the protein MASRDPATATDPDERPDAGEAPPRFKDRLKRFAHGALDPVVNLLVATGARPDQVTVLGLLLSVAAALAFFEGMFRLGSLLLILSGICDILDGQIARRDGMSTRFGAFLDSTLDRLADALVLAGIGGFYIIHLVELVIDPPRAVMEITRDLEPVVWARIAMIAVLALIGSFMVSYTRARAEGLGLDCKVGWFERPERMVLLIVAGLFGVGPVMPAALIILALLSSATAIQRVAHVWKITRTAGMDR
- the rsmI gene encoding 16S rRNA (cytidine(1402)-2'-O)-methyltransferase encodes the protein MTANDSPVREGTLYLVATPIGNLDDITRRAVKVLGSVTRIAAEDTRHTRKLLEHLGIQAPLTSLFEHNERARLPRMIERLQAGESLALVTDAGSPGIADPGYPLVRAAVEAGLRVESIVGPSAVIAALQVSGLPTDAFTFVGFLPPKSVARRKRLAEYAERRETQVAFESPHRIEATLEDLEAVWGERPIALARELTKTFEEVLRGTAREVRERLTAERRRGEMVLVLGGRTRASRASREHGIEEGD